A section of the Pseudomonas lini genome encodes:
- a CDS encoding [protein-PII] uridylyltransferase produces MPQVDPELFDRGQFQAELALKASPIAAFKKAIRQAREALDERFRSGRDIRRLIEDRAWFIDNILQQAWEQFNWSEDADIALVAVGGYGRGELHPYSDIDLLILLDSADHEIFRDSIERFLTLLWDIGLEVGQSVRSVDECAVEARADLTVVTNLMESRTICGPERLRQRMLDVTSTAHMWPSKEFFLAKRAEQKARHHKYNDTEYNLEPNVKGSPGGLRDIQTILWVARRQYGTLNLRALAGEGFLVESENALLASSQEFLWKVRYALHMLAGRSEDRLLFDHQRSIAGLLGFAGHDAKQAIENFMQQYYRVVMSIAQLSDLIIQHFEEVILAPEDEAPPQPINSRFQLHDGYIEARNDNVFRRTPFAMLEIFVLMAQQPEIKGVRADTIRLLRENRHLIDDDFRNDIRNTSLFIELFKCKIGIHRNLRRMNRYGILGRYLPEFGFIVGQMQHDLFHIYTVDAHTLNLIKHLRKLQYTQVSEKFPLASKLMAKLPKPELIYLAGLYHDIGKGRHGDHSEIGAVDAEAFCQRHQLPIWDSRLIVWLVQNHLVMSTTAQRKDLSDPHVIHDFAQTVGDETRLDYLYVLTVADINATNPTLWNSWRASLLRQLYTETKRALRRGLENPVDREEQIRQTQSAALDILVRGGNDPDDVEQLWAQLGDDYFLRHTAGDVAWHTDAILQQPADGGPLVLIKETTQREFEGGTQIFIYAPDQHDFFAVTVAAMDQLNLNIHDARVITSSSQFTLDTYIVLDTDGDSIGDNPARVKQIREGLTEALRNPDNYPTIIQRRVPRQLKHFAFAPQVTIHNDAQRPVTVLELSAPDRPGLLARIGTIFLEFDLSLQNAKIATLGERVEDVFFITDANNQPLSDPLLCSRLQDAIVEQLSVSQEPDTKLSRISF; encoded by the coding sequence ATGCCGCAGGTGGATCCCGAACTCTTCGACCGCGGCCAGTTCCAGGCTGAACTGGCCCTGAAGGCAAGCCCTATTGCTGCCTTCAAGAAGGCGATCCGTCAGGCCCGCGAGGCGCTCGACGAGCGGTTTCGCAGTGGCCGGGACATTCGTCGGCTGATCGAGGATCGCGCCTGGTTTATCGACAACATCCTGCAACAGGCCTGGGAACAGTTTAACTGGAGCGAAGACGCCGATATCGCCCTGGTGGCAGTCGGCGGCTACGGTCGCGGCGAGTTGCACCCCTATTCCGACATCGATCTGCTGATTTTGCTGGACAGCGCCGATCACGAAATTTTTCGTGATTCCATCGAGCGTTTTCTGACGTTGCTGTGGGACATCGGCCTGGAAGTCGGCCAGAGCGTTCGTTCGGTGGACGAATGCGCCGTCGAGGCCCGTGCCGACCTGACGGTCGTCACCAACCTGATGGAAAGCCGCACCATCTGCGGCCCCGAGCGCCTGCGCCAGCGCATGCTGGATGTCACCAGCACCGCGCACATGTGGCCGAGCAAGGAGTTCTTCCTGGCCAAGCGCGCCGAGCAAAAGGCCCGTCACCACAAGTACAACGACACCGAATACAACCTGGAACCCAACGTCAAAGGTTCGCCCGGTGGCCTTCGGGATATTCAGACGATTCTCTGGGTTGCCCGTCGTCAGTACGGCACCCTGAACCTGCGAGCCCTGGCGGGCGAAGGCTTCCTGGTGGAGAGCGAAAACGCCCTGCTGGCCTCGTCCCAGGAGTTTTTGTGGAAAGTACGTTACGCCCTGCACATGCTCGCCGGCCGCTCCGAAGACCGCTTGCTGTTCGATCACCAGCGCTCGATTGCCGGGCTGCTGGGTTTCGCAGGCCATGATGCCAAGCAAGCCATCGAAAACTTCATGCAGCAGTACTACCGGGTGGTCATGAGCATTGCCCAGCTCAGTGACCTGATCATCCAGCACTTCGAAGAAGTGATCCTGGCCCCCGAAGACGAAGCACCGCCGCAACCGATCAACTCAAGGTTCCAGCTGCACGACGGCTACATCGAGGCACGCAACGACAACGTGTTCCGCCGTACGCCATTCGCCATGCTCGAGATTTTTGTGCTGATGGCCCAGCAACCGGAGATCAAAGGCGTACGTGCCGATACCATCCGCCTGTTGCGCGAGAACCGTCATTTGATCGATGACGATTTCCGCAACGATATTCGTAATACCAGCCTGTTCATCGAACTGTTCAAGTGCAAGATCGGCATCCACCGCAATCTGCGACGCATGAACCGTTACGGCATCCTTGGGCGCTATCTGCCGGAGTTCGGTTTCATTGTCGGGCAGATGCAGCATGACCTGTTTCACATCTATACGGTCGACGCGCACACCCTGAACCTGATCAAGCACCTGCGTAAGCTGCAGTACACGCAGGTGTCGGAAAAATTCCCGTTGGCCAGCAAGCTCATGGCCAAACTGCCCAAACCCGAACTGATTTACCTGGCCGGCTTGTATCACGACATCGGCAAGGGCCGGCATGGCGATCATTCGGAAATCGGCGCCGTGGATGCTGAAGCCTTTTGCCAGCGCCACCAGTTGCCGATCTGGGACAGCCGCCTGATCGTCTGGCTGGTGCAGAACCACTTGGTGATGTCGACCACGGCCCAGCGCAAGGACCTGTCCGATCCGCACGTAATCCATGATTTCGCGCAGACTGTCGGCGATGAAACCCGCCTCGATTATCTGTACGTGTTGACCGTGGCGGACATCAACGCGACCAATCCGACGCTATGGAACTCCTGGCGAGCGAGCCTGTTGCGCCAGCTCTACACCGAGACCAAGCGCGCCTTGCGTCGAGGCCTTGAAAACCCGGTGGATCGCGAAGAGCAGATTCGCCAGACCCAAAGCGCTGCGCTGGACATCCTGGTACGCGGCGGCAACGATCCGGACGATGTCGAGCAGTTGTGGGCGCAATTGGGCGATGACTATTTCCTGCGCCACACCGCCGGCGATGTGGCCTGGCACACTGATGCGATCCTGCAGCAGCCGGCCGACGGCGGCCCGCTGGTGCTGATCAAGGAAACCACCCAGCGCGAGTTCGAGGGCGGTACGCAGATTTTCATCTATGCACCGGACCAGCACGACTTCTTCGCCGTGACCGTGGCGGCGATGGACCAGCTCAATCTGAACATTCACGACGCCCGGGTCATCACCTCCAGCAGCCAGTTCACCCTCGATACCTATATCGTGCTCGACACCGATGGCGATTCGATCGGCGACAACCCGGCGCGAGTCAAGCAGATCCGCGAAGGCCTGACTGAGGCCTTGCGCAATCCGGACAACTACCCAACGATTATTCAGCGTCGGGTGCCGCGCCAGCTCAAGCATTTCGCGTTTGCGCCACAGGTGACGATCCACAACGACGCTCAGCGTCCGGTGACGGTGCTGGAGCTCAGCGCCCCGGATCGCCCCGGCCTGTTGGCGCGGATCGGCACGATCTTCCTCGAGTTCGACCTGTCGCTGCAGAACGCCAAGATCGCTACCTTGGGCGAGCGCGTGGAAGACGTGTTCTTCATCACCGACGCGAACAATCAGCCACTGTCCGACCCGTTGTTGTGCAGCCGCTTGCAGGACGCAATCGTCGAACAGTTGAGCGTCAGCCAGGAACCCGATACCAAACTGTCGCGCATCAGCTTTTGA
- the map gene encoding type I methionyl aminopeptidase: protein MTVTLKTPEDIAKMRIAGKLAADVLEMIADYVKPGVTTEELDRICHDYIVNEQKAIPAPLNYKGFPKSICTSINHVVCHGIPNEKPLKDGDTVNIDVTVIKDGYHGDTSRMFHVGTVPVWAERLSQVTQECMYKAIELVKPGCRLGDIGEVIQKHAEKNGFSVVREFCGHGIGKVFHEEPQILHYGRAGTGMELKAGMTFTIEPMINQGKADTKVLGDGWTAITKDRKLSAQWEHTLLVTETGYEIFTLRSDDTIARVSA, encoded by the coding sequence ATGACCGTCACCCTCAAAACCCCAGAGGACATCGCAAAAATGCGGATCGCCGGCAAATTGGCCGCCGATGTGCTGGAAATGATTGCCGATTATGTCAAGCCGGGTGTCACCACCGAAGAGCTGGACCGCATCTGCCACGACTACATCGTCAATGAGCAGAAAGCCATCCCTGCCCCGCTCAACTACAAGGGCTTCCCGAAGTCGATCTGCACTTCGATCAACCATGTGGTCTGCCACGGCATCCCGAACGAGAAGCCGCTTAAAGATGGCGACACCGTGAATATCGACGTGACTGTGATCAAGGACGGTTACCACGGCGACACCAGCCGCATGTTCCACGTTGGTACCGTGCCGGTCTGGGCCGAGCGTCTGTCCCAGGTGACTCAGGAATGCATGTACAAGGCCATCGAACTGGTCAAGCCCGGCTGCCGCCTGGGCGATATCGGTGAAGTGATCCAGAAGCACGCGGAAAAGAACGGCTTCTCGGTGGTTCGTGAGTTCTGCGGCCACGGCATCGGCAAGGTGTTCCACGAAGAACCGCAAATTCTGCACTACGGCCGCGCCGGCACCGGCATGGAACTGAAAGCCGGCATGACCTTCACCATCGAACCGATGATCAACCAGGGCAAGGCCGACACCAAGGTGCTGGGCGACGGCTGGACCGCCATTACCAAGGACCGCAAGCTGTCGGCACAGTGGGAACATACCTTGCTGGTAACCGAAACCGGTTACGAGATCTTCACTTTGCGCAGCGACGATACCATCGCGCGCGTTTCGGCCTGA
- the rpsB gene encoding 30S ribosomal protein S2: MSQVNMRDMLKAGVHFGHQTRYWNPKMGKYIFGARNKIHIINLEKTLPMFNEALTFVERLAQGKNKILFVGTKRSAGKIVAEEAARCGSPYVDHRWLGGMLTNFKTIRASIKRLRDLEVQAEDGTFAKLTKKEALMRTRDLEKLDRSLGGIKDMGGLPDALFVIDVDHERIAITEANKLGIPVIGVVDTNSSPEGVDYIIPGNDDAIRAIQLYMGSMADAVIRGRNHVAGGTEQFVEEAPAAAAE; encoded by the coding sequence ATGTCCCAAGTCAACATGCGCGATATGCTGAAGGCCGGTGTGCACTTCGGTCACCAGACCCGTTACTGGAACCCGAAAATGGGTAAATACATTTTCGGCGCGCGTAACAAGATTCACATTATCAACCTTGAAAAAACCCTGCCAATGTTCAACGAAGCTCTGACTTTCGTAGAGCGTCTGGCCCAGGGCAAAAACAAGATCCTGTTCGTCGGCACCAAGCGTTCCGCTGGCAAGATCGTTGCTGAAGAAGCAGCACGTTGCGGTTCGCCGTACGTCGACCACCGCTGGTTGGGCGGCATGCTGACCAACTTCAAAACCATCCGTGCTTCCATCAAGCGTCTGCGTGACCTTGAAGTGCAAGCCGAAGACGGTACTTTCGCCAAGCTGACCAAGAAAGAAGCGCTGATGCGCACTCGCGATCTTGAGAAGCTGGATCGTTCCCTGGGTGGTATCAAGGACATGGGCGGTCTGCCAGACGCTCTGTTCGTTATCGACGTTGATCACGAGCGCATCGCGATCACCGAAGCCAACAAGCTGGGCATCCCGGTTATCGGCGTAGTCGATACCAACAGCAGCCCGGAAGGCGTTGACTACATCATCCCAGGCAACGATGACGCAATCCGCGCTATCCAGCTGTACATGGGTTCGATGGCTGACGCTGTAATCCGCGGTCGCAACCATGTTGCTGGCGGCACCGAGCAGTTCGTTGAAGAAGCTCCGGCAGCTGCAGCTGAGTAA
- the tsf gene encoding translation elongation factor Ts — protein sequence MAEITAALVKELRERTGEGMMDCKKALTKAGGDIEKAIDDMRASGAIKAAKKAGNVAAEGAIALKEDGKSAVLLEVNSQTDFLALQDDFKAFVAASVEKAFTDKLTDVAPLIEAQEADRLVLVGKVGENVNIRRLARVEGDVVGGYLHGNKIGVAVVLKGGNVELAKDIAMHVAATNPEFLLPSEVSAEAVEREKGVFLTLNADKIAGKPENIVENMVKGRISKFLAEASLVEQAFVKNPEIKVGELAKKAGAEIVSFTYFKVGEGIEKPVDNFAEEVAAQLAAAKQ from the coding sequence ATGGCAGAGATTACTGCAGCGTTGGTCAAAGAACTGCGCGAGCGTACCGGCGAAGGCATGATGGACTGCAAAAAGGCCTTGACCAAGGCTGGCGGCGACATCGAAAAAGCCATTGATGACATGCGTGCTTCTGGCGCCATCAAGGCTGCCAAGAAAGCAGGCAACGTTGCCGCTGAAGGCGCGATCGCTCTTAAAGAAGACGGTAAATCCGCCGTTCTGCTGGAAGTGAACTCGCAGACCGACTTCCTGGCCCTGCAAGACGACTTCAAGGCATTTGTTGCTGCAAGCGTTGAAAAAGCGTTCACCGACAAACTGACTGACGTCGCTCCGCTGATCGAAGCTCAAGAAGCCGATCGTCTGGTTCTGGTCGGCAAGGTTGGCGAAAACGTCAACATCCGTCGCCTGGCGCGCGTTGAAGGTGATGTTGTTGGTGGTTACCTGCACGGCAACAAGATCGGTGTCGCGGTTGTTCTTAAAGGCGGCAACGTTGAGCTGGCCAAGGACATCGCTATGCACGTAGCGGCCACCAACCCTGAATTCCTGCTGCCATCGGAAGTTTCCGCTGAAGCGGTCGAGCGCGAGAAAGGCGTGTTCCTGACCCTCAACGCTGACAAGATCGCTGGCAAGCCAGAAAACATCGTTGAAAACATGGTCAAAGGTCGTATCAGCAAGTTCCTGGCTGAAGCGAGCCTGGTTGAGCAGGCGTTCGTCAAGAACCCTGAAATCAAGGTCGGCGAACTGGCCAAGAAAGCCGGTGCTGAAATCGTTTCTTTCACCTACTTCAAAGTAGGCGAAGGCATCGAGAAGCCGGTCGACAACTTCGCTGAAGAAGTTGCTGCCCAGCTGGCTGCCGCCAAGCAATAA
- the pyrH gene encoding UMP kinase, which produces MAQQGSGYQARYKRILLKLSGEALMGSEEFGIDPKVLDRMALEVGQLVGIGVQVGLVIGGGNLFRGAALSAAGMDRVTGDHMGMLATVMNALAMRDALERANISAIVMSAISMVGVTDHYDRRKAMRHLNAKEVVIFAAGTGNPFFTTDSAACLRAIEIDADVVLKATKVDGVYTADPFKDPHAEKFDHLTYDEVLDRKLGVMDLTAICLCRDHKMPLRVFNMNKPGALLNIVHGGAEGTLIEEGQQ; this is translated from the coding sequence ATGGCTCAGCAGGGCAGTGGTTATCAGGCTCGCTATAAACGCATTCTACTCAAGCTTAGCGGCGAGGCCCTGATGGGCTCGGAAGAGTTCGGGATCGACCCCAAAGTTCTGGATCGCATGGCGCTGGAAGTTGGCCAACTGGTCGGCATCGGTGTTCAGGTCGGTCTGGTGATCGGTGGTGGCAACCTGTTCCGCGGCGCGGCGCTCAGCGCTGCGGGCATGGATCGGGTGACTGGCGACCACATGGGCATGCTGGCCACTGTGATGAACGCCTTGGCGATGCGCGATGCGCTGGAACGTGCCAATATCTCGGCCATCGTGATGTCGGCCATTTCCATGGTTGGTGTGACCGATCACTACGATCGCCGCAAAGCCATGCGCCATCTGAACGCCAAGGAAGTCGTGATTTTTGCGGCCGGTACCGGTAATCCGTTCTTCACCACGGATTCGGCAGCCTGCTTGCGTGCAATCGAAATCGACGCTGACGTGGTGCTCAAGGCAACCAAGGTCGATGGCGTTTACACGGCTGATCCATTCAAAGACCCGCATGCCGAGAAGTTCGATCATCTGACTTATGATGAAGTACTGGATCGCAAGCTGGGTGTAATGGATTTGACGGCTATTTGCCTGTGCCGCGACCACAAGATGCCGCTGCGCGTATTTAACATGAACAAGCCCGGCGCCCTGCTGAATATCGTACATGGCGGCGCTGAAGGGACCCTGATCGAGGAAGGCCAACAATGA
- the frr gene encoding ribosome recycling factor, with the protein MINEIKKDAQERMKKSVESLAHNFGRIRTGQAHPSILEGVMVPYYGSDTPIKQVANITVKDARTLQVVAFERNMLGAVDKAIGSAGLNLNPTNLGELLLISMPALTEETRKGFTKQARDVAEDARVAVRNIRRDANSQLKDLVKEKEISEDEERRATGEIDDLTKKYVAEIDANLAQKEKDLMAV; encoded by the coding sequence ATGATCAACGAAATCAAGAAAGACGCTCAAGAGCGCATGAAAAAATCCGTGGAATCGCTGGCGCATAACTTCGGTCGTATTCGTACGGGCCAGGCGCACCCAAGCATTCTGGAAGGTGTGATGGTTCCGTACTACGGCTCCGACACTCCGATCAAGCAAGTGGCGAACATCACCGTTAAAGACGCCCGTACCCTGCAAGTGGTTGCCTTTGAGCGCAACATGCTGGGTGCCGTCGACAAAGCCATCGGTAGCGCGGGTCTGAACCTCAACCCGACCAACCTCGGTGAGTTGCTGCTGATCTCCATGCCGGCCCTGACCGAAGAAACCCGCAAGGGCTTCACCAAGCAGGCGCGTGATGTCGCTGAAGATGCACGTGTTGCAGTGCGCAACATCCGTCGTGATGCGAACAGCCAGCTCAAGGATCTGGTCAAGGAAAAGGAAATCAGCGAAGACGAAGAGCGTCGCGCCACTGGCGAAATTGATGATCTGACCAAAAAATACGTGGCTGAAATCGACGCGAATTTGGCGCAGAAAGAAAAAGACCTGATGGCCGTATAA
- the uppS gene encoding polyprenyl diphosphate synthase: MDKTKQTAPPAVPRHVAIIMDGNNRWAKKRFMPGVAGHKAGVDAVRAVIEVCAEAKVEVLTLFAFSSENWQRPADEVSALMDLFFRALRREAKRLNDNNISLRIIGDRSRFHPELQAAMREAEAMTVGANRFVLQIAANYGGQWDIAQAAQRLAREVQAGHLRPEDITPELLQTCLATGDLPLPDLCIRTGGEHRISNFLLWQLAYAELYFSDLFWPDFKHDAMRNALADFASRQRRFGKTSEQVEAGARV, translated from the coding sequence ATGGATAAGACAAAGCAGACTGCACCGCCCGCGGTGCCGCGCCATGTCGCGATCATCATGGATGGTAATAATCGCTGGGCGAAAAAACGCTTTATGCCGGGTGTCGCCGGGCATAAAGCGGGGGTGGATGCGGTTCGTGCGGTAATCGAGGTGTGTGCCGAGGCCAAGGTCGAAGTACTGACCTTGTTCGCCTTCTCCAGCGAGAACTGGCAGCGTCCGGCCGATGAGGTCAGTGCCTTGATGGATTTGTTTTTCAGGGCGTTGCGTCGCGAGGCCAAGCGCCTCAACGACAACAACATCAGTTTGCGCATCATTGGCGATCGTTCGCGTTTTCACCCGGAGCTTCAGGCCGCCATGCGCGAAGCCGAGGCGATGACTGTCGGTGCCAACCGCTTTGTCCTGCAGATTGCTGCCAATTACGGCGGTCAGTGGGACATTGCGCAAGCAGCGCAGCGTCTGGCACGGGAAGTTCAGGCCGGGCACCTGCGTCCGGAGGACATTACCCCTGAGCTGTTGCAAACGTGTCTGGCAACCGGTGACCTGCCGTTGCCGGACTTGTGCATCCGTACCGGTGGCGAGCATCGCATCAGCAACTTCCTGCTGTGGCAGCTGGCTTACGCCGAGTTGTACTTCTCCGACCTGTTCTGGCCGGACTTCAAACACGACGCCATGCGCAATGCGCTGGCCGATTTCGCTTCTCGCCAGCGTCGCTTCGGTAAAACGAGCGAGCAGGTCGAGGCTGGAGCCCGGGTTTAA
- a CDS encoding phosphatidate cytidylyltransferase translates to MLKQRIITALILLPIALCGFFLLEGSGFALFIGLVVTLGAWEWARLAGFAAQSIRVAYAAVVALALFVMHIVPGLAPWVLGASVLWWGVATYLVLTYPQSSEHWASAACKLVIGLLILLPAWQGLVLIKQEPLGNWLIMAVMVLVWGADIGAYFSGRAFGKRKLAPQVSPGKSWEGVYGGLLLSLVITAFVGFVRDWSFAQMLMGLFGAAIIVFISVVGDLTESMFKRQSGIKDSSNLLPGHGGVLDRIDSLTAAIPVFAVLLWMAA, encoded by the coding sequence ATGCTTAAACAACGAATCATCACGGCGCTGATTCTGCTGCCGATTGCCCTGTGCGGGTTTTTCCTGCTCGAAGGGTCCGGTTTTGCGCTGTTCATCGGGCTGGTGGTGACGCTCGGAGCGTGGGAGTGGGCGCGTTTGGCAGGTTTCGCGGCTCAGTCGATTCGCGTTGCCTATGCGGCTGTGGTCGCGTTGGCGCTGTTTGTCATGCATATCGTGCCGGGGCTCGCGCCTTGGGTGTTGGGCGCCTCAGTGCTCTGGTGGGGCGTGGCCACCTATCTGGTATTGACCTATCCACAGTCCAGTGAACACTGGGCCAGCGCAGCCTGCAAACTGGTAATCGGTTTGTTGATTCTGTTACCGGCCTGGCAAGGCCTGGTGTTGATCAAGCAAGAGCCCTTGGGCAATTGGCTGATCATGGCGGTGATGGTGCTGGTCTGGGGGGCCGATATCGGTGCGTACTTTTCCGGTCGGGCCTTCGGCAAACGCAAGCTGGCGCCACAGGTCAGCCCTGGCAAGAGCTGGGAAGGGGTGTACGGCGGCTTGCTGCTGAGTCTGGTAATTACAGCATTCGTCGGTTTTGTGCGGGACTGGAGTTTCGCTCAGATGCTGATGGGGCTGTTCGGTGCCGCAATTATCGTCTTCATTTCAGTCGTGGGCGATCTCACCGAAAGCATGTTCAAGCGCCAGTCGGGGATCAAGGACAGCAGTAATCTGCTGCCCGGCCACGGCGGTGTGCTGGACCGCATCGATAGTCTGACGGCGGCGATTCCGGTATTCGCTGTGCTGCTGTGGATGGCCGCATGA
- the ispC gene encoding 1-deoxy-D-xylulose-5-phosphate reductoisomerase — protein MSRPQQITVLGATGSIGLSTLDVIARHPERYQVFALSGFTRLSELLALCVRHSPRFAVVPESGAARGLQDDLRAAGLSTRVLVGEEGLCQVASDPEVDAVMAAIVGAAGLRPTLAAVEAGKKILLANKEALVMSGALFMQAVRKSGSVLLPIDSEHNAIFQCMPQDFARGLGAVGVRRILLTASGGPFRQTPMAELAHVSPEQACAHPNWSMGRKISVDSASMMNKGLELIEACWLFDATPSQVEVVIHPQSVIHSLVDYIDGSVLAQLGNPDMRTPIANALAWPERIDSGVAPLDLFAIARLDFQAPDEERFPCLRLARQAAEAGNSAPAMLNAANEVAVAAFLDGRVRYLEIASIIEEVLSLEPVVVVDDLEAVFTADAKARVLAGQWLSRHGR, from the coding sequence ATGAGCCGCCCACAACAGATTACCGTGCTGGGAGCGACCGGTTCGATTGGTCTGAGTACCCTCGACGTCATTGCTCGTCATCCCGAGCGTTATCAGGTTTTCGCCTTGAGCGGCTTCACTCGTTTGAGTGAGTTGCTGGCGCTGTGTGTGCGTCACTCGCCGCGCTTCGCCGTCGTGCCGGAATCTGGCGCTGCCCGGGGCTTGCAGGACGATTTGCGCGCGGCCGGTCTGTCGACCCGCGTTCTGGTGGGAGAGGAGGGCTTGTGTCAGGTCGCCTCCGATCCGGAAGTCGATGCCGTGATGGCGGCCATTGTCGGTGCGGCGGGCTTGCGTCCGACCCTGGCGGCGGTCGAGGCCGGCAAGAAAATTCTTCTGGCCAATAAAGAAGCACTGGTGATGTCCGGTGCGCTGTTCATGCAGGCCGTGCGCAAAAGCGGTTCAGTGCTGCTGCCGATCGACAGCGAGCACAACGCGATTTTCCAGTGCATGCCACAGGATTTCGCTCGTGGGCTTGGCGCGGTCGGTGTGCGTCGGATTTTACTGACAGCCTCTGGCGGCCCGTTCCGGCAGACGCCAATGGCCGAACTGGCGCATGTTTCCCCCGAGCAAGCGTGTGCGCATCCGAATTGGTCCATGGGGCGCAAGATTTCGGTGGATTCGGCCAGCATGATGAACAAAGGGCTCGAGCTGATCGAGGCCTGCTGGCTGTTCGATGCCACGCCGTCCCAGGTCGAAGTGGTGATTCACCCGCAGAGCGTGATTCATTCGCTGGTCGACTACATCGATGGTTCGGTACTGGCGCAGTTAGGCAATCCGGACATGCGCACGCCGATTGCCAATGCCTTGGCATGGCCAGAGCGAATCGACTCGGGTGTTGCGCCGCTGGACCTGTTTGCCATCGCTCGCCTGGATTTCCAGGCGCCCGATGAAGAGCGTTTCCCTTGCCTGCGACTTGCACGACAAGCCGCCGAGGCTGGCAACAGCGCGCCGGCCATGCTCAATGCCGCGAATGAAGTGGCTGTGGCGGCCTTTCTCGACGGACGGGTTCGCTACCTGGAAATCGCGAGTATTATCGAGGAAGTGTTGAGCCTCGAGCCTGTGGTTGTGGTGGATGATCTCGAGGCAGTGTTTACGGCTGATGCGAAAGCACGGGTACTGGCCGGGCAATGGTTGAGCCGTCACGGGCGATAA
- the rseP gene encoding RIP metalloprotease RseP → MSALYMIVGTLVALGVLVTFHEFGHFWVARRCGVKVLRFSVGFGMPLLRWHDSKGTEFVIAAIPLGGYVKMLDEREGEVPADQVDQSFNRKSVRQRIAIVAAGPIANFLLAMVFFWALAMLGSEQVRPVIGAVESGSIASKAGLSPGQEIMAIDGEPTSGWAAVNLQLIRRLGESGSLQLLVREQGTTVDSPRELVLDKWLKGAEEPDPIRSLGIRPWRPALPPVLAEFDPKGPAKAAGLKPGDRLLALDGKALDDWQQVVDIVRMHPDTKIMLRVERDGAQIDLPVTLAARGESKSPSGYLGAGVKAVDWPPEMIREVSYGPVAAIGEGARRTWTMSVLTLDSLKKMLFGELSVKNLSGPITIAKVAGASAQSGVADFLNFLAYLSISLGVLNLLPIPVLDGGHLLFYLIEWARGRPLSDRVQGWGIQIGISLVVGVMLLALVNDLGRL, encoded by the coding sequence ATGAGCGCGCTCTATATGATTGTCGGCACCCTGGTAGCGCTGGGCGTGCTGGTCACCTTCCACGAATTCGGCCATTTCTGGGTCGCGCGTCGCTGTGGGGTCAAAGTGCTGCGTTTCTCCGTAGGCTTCGGCATGCCGCTGCTGCGCTGGCACGACAGCAAAGGCACTGAGTTTGTGATCGCCGCCATCCCGTTGGGTGGCTACGTGAAGATGCTCGACGAGCGCGAAGGTGAGGTCCCGGCCGATCAGGTCGATCAATCCTTCAATCGCAAATCTGTCCGTCAGCGCATCGCCATCGTCGCGGCCGGCCCGATCGCCAACTTTCTATTGGCAATGGTGTTTTTCTGGGCACTGGCAATGCTGGGCAGCGAGCAGGTGCGGCCGGTTATCGGTGCGGTCGAGTCCGGCAGTATTGCCTCCAAGGCAGGTTTGAGCCCGGGTCAGGAAATCATGGCCATCGATGGTGAGCCAACCTCCGGCTGGGCCGCGGTGAACCTGCAGCTGATCCGTCGTCTGGGTGAGAGCGGTTCCCTTCAATTGCTGGTCCGCGAACAGGGCACCACGGTGGACTCCCCTCGTGAGCTGGTGCTGGACAAGTGGCTCAAGGGTGCCGAGGAGCCAGATCCGATTCGCTCGCTGGGTATTCGTCCTTGGCGTCCGGCGTTGCCACCAGTCCTGGCCGAATTTGATCCGAAAGGGCCGGCGAAGGCTGCGGGCCTGAAGCCGGGTGACCGCTTGTTGGCCCTTGATGGCAAGGCGCTGGACGACTGGCAGCAGGTAGTCGACATCGTCCGTATGCATCCGGATACCAAAATCATGCTGCGCGTCGAGCGCGATGGTGCTCAAATCGACCTCCCTGTGACGTTGGCCGCTCGCGGCGAGAGCAAGTCACCCAGTGGTTATCTGGGCGCCGGGGTGAAAGCGGTCGATTGGCCACCAGAGATGATTCGCGAAGTTAGTTACGGTCCGGTGGCTGCGATTGGCGAGGGTGCCCGACGCACTTGGACCATGAGCGTACTGACCCTCGATTCGCTCAAGAAAATGTTGTTCGGTGAGCTCTCGGTAAAAAACTTGAGTGGACCGATAACCATTGCTAAAGTGGCGGGCGCTTCTGCCCAGTCGGGCGTCGCTGATTTCCTGAATTTCCTTGCTTATCTGAGTATTAGCCTGGGGGTTCTGAATTTGTTGCCCATTCCTGTACTGGATGGGGGGCATTTGTTGTTTTATCTGATCGAGTGGGCGCGTGGTCGTCCCTTGTCGGATCGGGTGCAAGGTTGGGGGATACAGATCGGTATCAGTTTGGTGGTCGGGGTGATGTTACTTGCTCTGGTCAATGATCTGGGTCGACTGTAA